TAAGATTGGATCAAGTATGTTTTCTGGTTGCATATTAGGAAAAGCTTGCGCAATCATCTGTCTAATAAAGAGGTTTTCATAAACCCTTATAGGTGTTGCAACTACTTCAGACTTAGCGATTTCAGTAACGCTGAAACTCCCAAATATGGAGTAGGCCTCTATGCTCGCCCTAAGGCCTGAGGTAATGTTTTTGCTAAAACCTTCAGGTATTACAATAAGACCAGATATGTTGCCATATGAAAGATTCTTTAATACGACTTCAACGCTTGATCCGTTTACCTCAATAATTGTAGCGTTAAACGCCCTTAGGCTTGACACTAAGCTCTCGGTAACAGGACCTGGATCCTTGTTCAACAGTGCTAATGTTATACCCCTTAATGTTTCTTGAACAGCGGTCTCCATTGCTGTAGTCGAGACATTCATCACACCACCCATCACCAAGAAGGATATGAGCGGCATTAATACGACGCCGACAAGGATCCTAGGATCTCTAAGCATCTCTTTTGTCTCTTTCATCATTAAGTTTGCCAGTCCTCTAACCAATCTTTGTCGCCTCCATGAATGCTTCTTCTAAGTTTCCAGCATTATAAGTGGACTTCACCTGTTCTGGGGTTCCTTCCATAACGATCTTGCCCTCGTTTATGAGAGCAACCCGGTCGCAGAGAAACTCGACTTCTAGCATATTGTGACTTGAAAGGAGAACCGTTAGCCTCTTCTCCACCACATATTCTCTTATTATTCTCCTCACATGGAATGCATGAACGACGTCTAGGCCGCTTGTAGGCTCATCCAAAATTGCCAACTTCGGCTTTGTCATCAGTGCTCTGGCAATGAGCAGACGCCTATTCATACCTTTACTATAAGTCTTTACTTTGTCCTTCAATCTTGAACTGAGCCCAGAGATTTTAGAAGCAGTCTCAACCATCTCTTGTATCTCATCTCTGCTGGAACTGTAAAATTTAGCCATAAACTCAAGGTACTCCCCTCCGGACAAATTCTTGTAGGCGCCAGCATCTTCAGGTAGGTAACTAATAATCTTTCTAACCTCTTGGGCTTCCTTCACTACGTCCAAGCCAAAGATCTTGGCCGAGCCGCTGGAAGGCTTTAGCAAAGTTGCCAAGATGCGTAGAGTTGTAGTCTTTCCCGCACCATTCGGGCCTATCAAACCGTATATCTCACCAGTCTTAACAGCGAAACTTAGACCCTGCACTGCTCTAATTTGCCCAAAGTTCTTGACCAAGTTTTTAACATCGATGGCCTGCTCG
This window of the Candidatus Bathyarchaeota archaeon genome carries:
- a CDS encoding ABC transporter ATP-binding protein, with translation MANEQAIDVKNLVKNFGQIRAVQGLSFAVKTGEIYGLIGPNGAGKTTTLRILATLLKPSSGSAKIFGLDVVKEAQEVRKIISYLPEDAGAYKNLSGGEYLEFMAKFYSSSRDEIQEMVETASKISGLSSRLKDKVKTYSKGMNRRLLIARALMTKPKLAILDEPTSGLDVVHAFHVRRIIREYVVEKRLTVLLSSHNMLEVEFLCDRVALINEGKIVMEGTPEQVKSTYNAGNLEEAFMEATKIG